From a single Glycine soja cultivar W05 chromosome 19, ASM419377v2, whole genome shotgun sequence genomic region:
- the LOC114398302 gene encoding GATA transcription factor 5-like, with protein MNMDMCQNVSVSGECQQVQVFAPSCSSSLDDLFSAQNTEVDVELEWLSEFVEDCFSSPPSCVLVPIGVKTTSTSTNLSSGTLKRPQQQNESPLQNFAVPGKARSKRKRLSAPRANKDPLNIWSHHLNPQNESLCSDPPLLKQAYWLADSELIMPKPKDEEQEEVVTKEDEKVINVMSKESFGDSELEEGSNGQQPMPTRRCSHCLAQRTPQWRAGPLGPKTLCNACGVRYKSGRLLPEYRPAKSPTFVSYLHSNSHKKVMEMRMAVFSTISSEQ; from the exons ATGAACATGGATATGTGCCAAAATGTATCAGTTTCCGGTGAGTGCCAACAAGTGCAGGTTTTTGCCCCTTCTTGCTCAAGCAGCCTTGATGACCTCTTCTCTGCTCAGAACACG GAAGTGGATGTTGAGTTGGAGTGGCTTTCAGAGTTTGTTGAAGACTGTTTTTCAAGCCCTCCAAGCTGTGTCTTGGTACCTATTGGTGTCAAGACTACAAGCACAAGCACCAACCTTTCTTCAGGCACATTGAAGAGACCCCAACAACAAAATGAGTCACCTTTGCAAAACTTTGCTGTGCCAGGGAAGGCAAGGAGCAAAAGGAAGAGGCTTTCAGCCCCAAGAGCCAACAAAGACCCTCTAAACATATGGTCACACCATTTGAATCCTCAAAATGAGTCCTTGTGTTCTGACCCTCCTCTTCTCAAACAGGCTTATTGGTTAGCTGACAGTGAGCTCATCATGCCAAAGCCAAAGGATGAGGAGCAAGAAGAGGTGGTGACCAAAGAGGATGAAAAAGTGATTAATGTGATGAGCAAGGAAAGCTTTGGGGACTCTGAGCTTGAGGAGGGTAGCAATGGTCAACAACCAATGCCAACAAGGAGGTGCAGCCATTGCTTGGCTCAGAGGACCCCGCAGTGGAGGGCAGGACCATTAGGTCCAAAGACACTATGCAATGCATGTGGAGTGAGGTACAAGTCTGGTAGGTTGCTACCAGAGTATAGGCCAGCCAAGAGTCCTACTTTTGTTAGCTACTTGCACTCCAATTCCCACAAGAAAGTCATGGAGATGAGGATGGCTGTTTTCTCCACCATTTCTAGTGAGCAGTAG